A window of Bactrocera dorsalis isolate Fly_Bdor chromosome 4, ASM2337382v1, whole genome shotgun sequence genomic DNA:
tCCACGACGACCAAGACCGTCACGTTACTgtaaatgggaatcgctacTTCTCAATTATTATCGAATATTTTCGTCCCGAATTGTATGATATGAACTTGAACAATATGGGGTTCCAACAGTTCGGCGCCataagccacacagcgaatgtcacaatcgatttattgaaaagcaagtttggtgaacgtgttatcttaCGAAATGGCGCAGTCAATTGGCTGACTCGGTCGtacgatttgacgccgttagactttttttgtGGAGCTACGTTATggctatggtctatgccaagaagacagcgacgattgatgaatttCGTACGAATATCAAACGTgtaattgcagcagtatcggccgatttcgAAAATTGAGTTCAGTATTTAGACTTATACAAGAGTGCCAGTGCTAGCCATAAAAAAAGTCGAGTTCTATACATAATGACATTGAATTTACTTTAACAGGAAAAAAAtgcattgatatcccaaaccgattttgtttcatttaatgGATTTCTCCAGCTACCTGAAgattaaagagtttaaaaaagCTTGATGATCCCAAAGAAATTGGGAATAATTTTTCCACATTAAACGATAATCGTAGAAGAGGTTAttgtttactttaaaaattttaaattacgaaATATGGATCACGCTTTACATTATATCTCTCCagtcataatattttttgacgTAATAGAAGCAAATATATtatcagaaatattttcaattacctTTGCATGAAATCGTGACATCTATAGTATAATCATTACTGAGTTCTATGAACTCGGTGAGTTGGGGCTTCGACTCtcagaaaacgaaaaataaaaacttatatattttaaaatgacaTTGACTGTCATAATTTGGAGAAATTTAACCCAAAAAAGTTCACCAGTTCAAATATACTGAGCGAGGCAGAGTTGAAGAACTTAAGTGAAGCTGACCACAAGTCAAGcttataaaaactgttcaacgACTAGCGAGGCAGATCTCTTCCGATCTTACTCAAACTTTCTAAGTAGTAAGAGTCAAGATCTGATAGTTGTGCTCTGTAATTTGATATTCTGCAGAATAAGAAGACGAAAAATAGTTGTTGACATAATTTTCTATGCATCAAAGAGCAGCTGCAATGTATAGTATCTAAACTCTAGACTACTATTAAACGATCCGCCCTAATTCAGAAGTTTAGTCTAACACcggtatatattttcatacgtATATTATAACTACATATTAGATAACGGTAGCAATATAAGTCACGTCTTCGCAAATCATTTCCCATTCGAATATCAGATCAGTTGAAATGCAGTTGGCGCTTACACTTTTGGTTTCTCTTCTGACCTTTTTGGACACGGCGCACAGCACAGACTACTGTAACCCCGATTTATGTCGCCAAGGAACGAATATTGCCTGTAACAATGATGGGGTAAgaacaaaaagtaataaagaAATCGAAAACGGTTCAACAGCTAATGTCCGTTACTTTTTAGCAATTCTCTTCAAGTTGCATAAATCCGAGAATGGTAGAACTAACAGCCGCGGAAAAGGAAGCTTTAGTCAATATGCACAATGTAAAACGGAACACTGTGGCCGGTGGTAATACAATGTTGAAGCCAGCTTGTCGCATGGCCACCATGGAGTGGGACGACGAGTTGGCCTCTATGGCGGCGTTTAATGTAAAACGTTGCGAAATCGAAGACGACGAGTGTCGCAACACCGACACCTTTCGGCACTCGGGTCAAAATATAGCTTGGATGAATTTCTATGGAACCCCGAACGTCACAATCATGTCGAAGCGTGCAATTGATTTGTGGTATAATGAAATTATGGACACCGATCAGgcaattatcgataaatatccACGTAATTACAACGGCGAGTAAGTATTGAACATCGCAAACAATCGATAAAGTTGTGGAATAAATATTCAGTGATTTTACTTAGCGTTATTGGTCAGTTCACCGTTATGGTGATCGATAGGAATATTCGTGTGGGCTGCGCTTCGATCATCTACAGACAGGAAGGCGATGATTTCGACGGTTTCCTATTAACATGTAACTATGCAACGACGAATGTTGTAAATTTTCGCATTTACAAATCGTGTTCGGAACCAGCAGTTAAATGTGAAACCGGTACAAACCCTGATTTTCCAAATCTTTGCTCCACAAGTGAAACATACgatctcaataaatttgtatagatcATGTGAGTtcaaataaaatacgaaaaggtACGAATGTGTGAGTGACTAAATCATGGCGGGCTTTGATTTTCTGTTTCAATATCGGAACAATTATAAACTGGGAAGGGTAGTTTTAAAGAAGTTGTGAGGTTTTTTGCAATCTATAATGTTATTTCGGGAAAGATGGCTAATTTCCACCTAATTAGACCCTATAAGTTGTTGCAAGGGGCATGGACTCAATGTAGAGATCAACCTATATTTAGTCTTTCTAATAGTCTGATATTGAAATCTAGAGATTGCGGCAtgttttattgaataaatttcaGATTTACGACAGCCGAGAACGACCTATCAGCCAGGAATGAGTTCCAAATGAGATACAGATATTCTCCCTTCCATATTCTGCTTAGGAGTTAATACAAGTTGAACAGCTTCTTACCATCACATGTGAATAACTCAACTAGTGATAAGTCACATCGCAGCTTTGGAGAAGCTTTTTCGATCAGCAGGCTATAGAAGTGGTGACTTATTAAATGTAGTATCCTATGCACAACAGTAATCAGCCTTTCATTCTCCTTCCTACAAAATTCTTTGATCAGTAAGACGCTTTCCCTTATAAAAGAGTTTTTAGGACACTCATTCTGCCAGTCATCACTTAACTCGTCTATCCCTATTCCTCTTAAAAGTATTAACTTTCGTTAGAGTCCAAATGCAAGCATAGACAAAGAGCCTTCGACGAAGTAAAAAGTAGTAACAGCAAACTTTACGATACATATTATAATAGGCTTTTCGAAAATTCACTATTCCctttaggttagattaggtagAGTGGTTGTCCTACAAGCACCCAAGCCTTTAGAAGGCGCATTGTGATATCATCGCTTCACTCTATTGTTTCCTCTCTGAACCAACTTCGCACTTCTCATGAAGTTTATCAATACGAAAAGTTTTCATTGAACAACATCCGAAATGTCGTCAATAAACCATTGTTGATTGTTCAGTTTCTTTTCAATGATATATTtgattcattataaatataaaaaaattagttgaaaagactttttcgactaccctatataaTTCCATGCGTTTACATGTGCTTAGTGTTCGATAGAATCAAGTCCTTCCGTCAAGATGTATTTTAGATACGGTGGAGGAAGGTTTAGAAAACCCTGTGGGAAAGTTTCAAGTTTTGGTTAAACAAGAGCCGCACAGCTCTTTCTTCTAATTGCTGTATCTTTAAAACAActtcgaatttttaaaaatccctTTTCTACCGTATTCTTTGCAAGTTAAGAAAGTAAGTTTTGAGAAAATGAAATCGATTTTCTGAGCCCATTACTTGGGAGGAtcccttttatatttttagtaagtaaatttgtataaaaaactgtGTTCAACTTCAACTTTGTGCTTTTGAAAAGTATAACTATTGTTACATATACTCAAagtgtattcaacaaagtgaactaagtatttgacttacgcttatttgacaataaaatagtaaacaattcatgtatttgtttatattaacccgtgtgttttttttttttttgatcttgaACAATATGAAGCCActtgctttacatacatacgagtatatatgataaatatgtataaacgtaatagaaatagagacaaccaatttatttgttttcaacgttataatgaattcatatttattttacaaacaattacatacgtgtaaaaaaccaaaactaCAGCACAGCATGTATAGCTTCCGATCAGTTGTTAAAGTTTTCGCGCAAACAAGTTTGTCTTGAGACCTAATCAGTagtaaaaacgtaaaatttcTAGTTATCAAAATATGAgggtttattactttttttcttgaagATTGGGAAGTAAGTTTAATGAGGGTACTGCATCGGGGCTTAGTCGTCTTCTTTTAAGGGGAGATTCTTTTATTTCCTCCGCCTTAAAATGTAGCCCACATATTCTCGATGACAAACTGAGTTGTACGCCACATACTTTTTCCCATTCCTTCCGTTGCGATTTGTCAGTTGGAGCACAAAACATTGGTAAGTTACTTCCATGAGTTGTTTTGCATAGGCAACAAGTATTCGGCATtttattcagttatttaaaaaaatattgtttttcgttttgaaatttgcttact
This region includes:
- the LOC125778393 gene encoding antigen 5 like allergen Cul n 1-like isoform X1 produces the protein MQLALTLLVSLLTFLDTAHSTDYCNPDLCRQGTNIACNNDGQFSSSCINPRMVELTAAEKEALVNMHNVKRNTVAGGNTMLKPACRMATMEWDDELASMAAFNVKRCEIEDDECRNTDTFRHSGQNIAWMNFYGTPNVTIMSKRAIDLWYNEIMDTDQAIIDKYPRNYNGDVIGQFTVMVIDRNIRVGCASIIYRQEGDDFDGFLLTCNYATTNVVNFRIYKSCSEPAVKCETGTNPDFPNLCSTSETYDLNKFV
- the LOC125778393 gene encoding antigen 5 like allergen Cul n 1-like isoform X2 produces the protein MQLAFTLLVSLLTFLDSAHSTDYCNPDLCRHGTNIACNNDGQFSSSCINPRMVELTAAEKEALVNMHNVKRNTVAGGNTMLKPACRMATMEWDDELASMAAFNVKRCEIEDDECRNTDTFRHSGQNIAWMNFYGTPNVTIMSKRAIDLWYNEIMDTDQAIIDKYPRNYNGDVIGQFTVMVIDRNIRVGCASIIYRQEGDDFDGFLLTCNYATTNVVNFRIYKSCSEPAVKCETGTNPDFPNLCSTSETYDLNKFV